Within the Senegalia massiliensis genome, the region AAAATTGATAAATTAACCAATGAAGAAGTTGATAAATTAATAGAAAAATATAATAGTAAACATAATTTCGAATATATAATTCCTATTTCTGCAAAAAAGGGAAAGAATGTTGATACTTTAATTAAAAATATAGAAAGATTGCTTCCTGAAGGACCTAAATATTATCCAGGAGATATGATAACAGATCAGCAAGAAAGAATTATAATATCGGAAATTGTAAGAGAAAAAACACTAAGATATTTAAATGAGGAAGTTCCTCATGGGATAGCTGTAGAAACAACAATGATGAAAGAAAGAAAAGATAAAAATATAATTGATATTCACTCTACAATTTATTGTGAAAAAGACTCACATAAGGGTATAATAATAGGTAAGGGTGGCAGAAAACTTAAAGGCATAGGAAAAAGTGCAAGAGAAGATATAGAAAGATTTTTAAATCTAAAAGTTAATCTTCAACTTTGGGTAAAAGTTAATAAAAACTGGCGTGAAAAAGAAAACTTAGTTAAACGTATGGGATATAAAAGGTAAAAATAAACAAATATTATTTACACTATTTACATTGTATAATCTTATTCTATCACCATAAAATATAAATATACTAAAATATGGGGAGGATTATAATGTTAAGAAATGATATGTGGAAAATATTTGAAGCTACTGGAAAAATAGATGCGTACTTATATTGTAAAATTGATAGTGATAACAAAGAAAAAATAGAAAATAAAACTTTTAAAAGCAAGTTAGAAAGTGATTTACACAGTTAATGCAAGTTAGAGGTGACTAAATGTTATTTAAGGTTCAAGGGATAGTATTAAAAGCAATCAATTTTAATGATTGGGACAAAATACTTACTATATATACAAAACAACATGGTAAAATACAAGCTATTGCAAAAGGTGTAAGACGACCTAAAAGTAAAAATATATCATCAACACAAGTATTTTCATTAAGTGAATTCATATTATATAAAGGAAAAAAATTATATAATTTAAATCAAAGTGAAACTATTAAATCTTACTATCCTTTGAGAGATAATTTAGAAAAGTTATCCTATGCTTCATATATATTAGAATTAACTAATGCTGGTTTAATTGAGGAAGAAACAAATACAAAGATATTTGAACTTTTACTTAAAACTTTAGATATAATAGTAGAAGAAGAAAAATATGATCAAATTACTAGAGCATTTGAATTGAAGTTTATATCTTATTTAGGATATAGACCCCACTTAATAAATTGTGTAAATTGTCATAAAGATTTAGATAATAATATAAGATTTAGTGTAATAAATAGTGGAGCATTATGTAATGAATGTAAATCTACAGATAGATATTCAAAAAAATTAGATATACAAACTTTAAATATAATGAAGTTTTTGTTGTTTACTTCTTATGAAGAAATTTTAAATATAGATATAGATAAAAATACATTAAAAAATATAGGAGAAATAATGTTATTATTTATATCTAAAAATCTAGATAAAACAAATTTTAAATCTTTAAATTTCATAAATTCATTAAACATATAAATAACATGGAGGTGTTTTAAGTGGAAATAAGTTTAGAAAAAATTGACACAATAAGAGAGCGTACAGGTGTAAGTTATAAAGAGGCAAAGGAATCACTTGAAAGAAATGGTGGAAATGTTGTAGATGCATTGGTTGAAATTGAAAATAGTGAAAAAGATGATGGATTTAATTTTAATCAAAAAAGTGAAGAAATAATAGCAACTCTAAAAGAAACAGTTAAAAAAGGAAATGTAACTAAGATAATATTAGAAAGGGATGGAGAAACTATGATGAATATCCCTGTGACAGCAGGTGCAATAGGAGCTGTTCTTGCTCCCCAACTTTCAGCACTTGGTATAGCAGCAGCTATGATATCTAAAACAACTATTAAAATAGTAAAAGAAGATGGAGAAATTGTTAGCTTAAATAAATTAGCTGGTGATACTATGAATAAATTCATGGGAAAAGGCAAAAAAAATAAAACTGAAACTACTGGAGAATAATATAAAAAAGAAGATCATATTGACAATATGCTGAGTTTCTGGTAGATTATTATAATATAACACTTTTTGCTATGAAGAGGATTAGTAAATTAACTGTATTATAAAAGCGATTCAGGGATGGTGTTAGCCTGAAATAATACATTAATTGAAGGCACCTCTGAGCAACTATTTAAGTGGGTACATTTGTACCAAATAGGGTGGAACCGCGGAACTAACCTTTCGTCCCTATATAGGGATGAGGGGTATTTTTATTGTCTGAAAAGAAGAAGGAGGAGTTAAATTGTATTTACAAGACCTTATGTTAAAATTACAAAAATACTGGGGAGAAAAAGGATGCATTATAATGCAAGCTTATGATGTGGAAAAGGGTGCTGGCACAATGAATCCCAATACATTTTTAAGGGCGTTAGGACCTGAACCATGGCAAGTGGTGTATGTAGAGCCTTCAAGAAGACCTGCAGATGCAAGATATGGTGAAAATCCAAATAGAGTATATCAACATCATCAGTTACAAGTAATTATTAAACCTTCTCCAGAGGACATACAAGAATTATACTTAGAAAGTTTAAAAGTTATAGGAATAGACCCATTAAAACATGATATTAGATTTGTAGAAGATAATTGGGAAGCACCTACACTTGGAGCATGGGGCCTTGGTTGGGAAGTTTGGCTTGATGGTATGGAAATAACTCAGTTTACATATTTTCAACAAGTTGGAGGTATAAATTGTGAGCTTGAATCAGCTGAATTAACTTATGGATTAGAAAGAATAGCAATGTATCTTCAAGATGTAGATAATATATTTGACATAAATTGGACAAAAGATATTAAGTATGGAGAAATATTTAAACAAGCAGAATTTGAGCATTCAGTATATAGTTTTGAAAAAGCAAAAAAAGATGTATTATTTAATTTATTTTCAGTATATGAAAATGAAGCTAAAGCATTAATAGACGAAGGGTTAGTATATCCAGCTTATGATTATGTATTAAAGTGCTCACATGCATTTAATATATTAGATGCAAGAGGTGCAATTTCAGTAACTGAAAGAACTGGATATATATCAAGAGTAAGAAATTTAGCAAGACTCATTGCCTCTAAATATATAGAAAAAAGAGAAGCATTAGGATTTCCATTGTTAAAGGAGGAAAAATAAATGAGTAAATATCTTTTAGAAATAGGAACAGAAGAAATACCATACAGATTTATGGAAAATACATTAGAACAGATGAAAGATAATATGCAAGAGCTATTAAATGAAAATAGAGTTAATTATGAAAAAATATCTACTTTTGGGACACCTAGAAGATTAGTTGTATTTATAGAAGGAATAAGTGATATGCAATCTGATTTAGAAGAAACTGTAAAAGGACCATCTAAAAAAATTGCATTTGATGACAATAATAACCCGACAAAAGCACTTTTAGGATTTGCTAGAGGACAAGGAGTAGATATAGACCGTATAATCATAGATGAATTCAATGGAGAAGAGTATGTATTTGCAAACAAGCATGTAGCAGGAACAAATACAAAAGATATTTTAAAGAAAAATATGAGTGATTATATAAAGAAGATTCATTTTCCTAAACCTATGAAATGGGGAGGAAAAAATATAAAGTTTGCAAGACCTATAAGATGGCTAGTTTCAATATTTAATAGTGAAATAGTAGAGTTTGATTTAGAAGGTATAAAAGGATCTAATATTACTAGAGGTCATAGGTTTTTAGGATCTAACAATATAAAAATTGAAAATACAGATGAGTATTTCACAAAGTTAAAAGAAAATTATGTAATAGTAGATCAAGAAAAAAGAAAAGAGATTATTAAAACTGGTTGTGTGAAACTGGCTAAAGAAAAAGGCGGAAATCTATTACAAGATGATGAATTATTAGAGGAATTAACTTATATAGTAGAGTACCCAACTCCACTAAGAGGTAGAATAAAAGAAGAGTATTTGAAATTACCTAAAGAAGTAATAATTACTCCTATGAAAGAACATCAAAGATATTATCCAGTAATAGATGATAAAGGTAATTTATTACCATATTTTATAGCAGTTAGAAATGGTAACTCAGAGCATATTGATATAGTTACAAAAGGTAATGAAAAAGTATTGGATGCAAGACTTGAAGATGCAAAATTCTTCTACAATGAAGATGTAAGAAGACCACTTGAAGAATATGTAGATAGTTTAAAAACAATTGTATATCAAGAAAAACTTGGTACAATATTTGATAAAACACAAAGAATAAACGAATTATCTATAGATATAGCAAAAGAGTTAGATCTAGGGGAAGAAACAGAAGAGAATATAGACAGAGCAAGTTTACTATCTAAAGCAGATTTAGTAACTAAAATGGTAAATGAGTTTACAGAACTTCAAGGTATAATGGGAAGAGAATATGCAAAAATAGCAGGAGAAAATGAAATAATAAGTCTAGCTATATATGAACATTATTTACCTAGATTTGCAGGAGACAGTCTTCCAACTACAACAGCAGGGGCAATTATTAGTATATCAGATAAATTAGATAGTATCTGTGGTGGTTTTGCTATAGGAATGAAACCATCAGGAAGTCAAGATCCATATGGATTTAGAAGACTTGCTTTAGGGATAATCAATATAATATTAGATAAAAATTTAGATTTATCACTAAATAGCGCCATAGATGATTCTCTTAGAATATATATTGAAAATGAATTATATTTTGATGTTGACAAAGTGAAGTGTCAAATAATGGAGTTCTTTAATGTGAGAATCAAAAATATGTTCATAGATAAAGGAATAAGATATGATATAATAGATGCTGTAATAAGTACTGGTAATGATAATATTACAGATATGGAAGTAAGAATAGAGCAACTAGATAAATGGAGTAAAAATGAAGATGTAGAAGAGATATTGGCTGCATTTAATAGAGTTTCAAAAATAGCTGAGAAAGCAGAAACTAATGAAATATCTGTAGACTTATTAAAGGAAGAAAAAGAAAAATCATTATATGAAAAATATATTGAAATAAAAACAGAAGTACATGAAAACATACAAGAAAAAGAGTATTATGAAGCTATAGAAAAAGTAGCAGAATTAAGAAATCCAATCGATGAGTTTTTTGATAATGTAATGGTTATGGTAGATGATGAATTGATAAAAAATAATAGACTTGCTTTAATTAAGAGCATATATAATATGATGCTTGAAGTTTGTGACTTATCTAAGATCTCAAGAGATTAATAAGAGAAGTAAAGAGGTGAGAGGTATAAAACTTTCAGATAGGCAAGAAAAGATAATTGAAATTGTAAAAGAGAATGAACCTATAACTAGTGAGGCTATTGCTAAAAGGTTGAAACTAACTAGAGCTACATTAAGACCAGATTTATCTATTCTTACTATGAGTGGAATACTTGATGCAAGACCTAAAGTTGGATATTTTTATTCAGGTAAGTCAGATATAAATATATTTCGAGATAAAATAGAATCTATAAAAGTAGGAGAAATTAAATCTTTACCAACTGTAGTTGATGAAGAAACATCTGTATATGATGCCATAGTAACTCTTTTTATAGATGACGTAGGTAGTATATTTGTTACCTCAGAAGGATATTTAACTGGCATAATATCTAGAAAAGATTTACTCAAAAGTGCTATTGGTGGCGTTGATATAGAAAAGGTACCAGTTGCTGTAATAATGAGCAGGATGCCTAATATAGTATATTTGGAAGAAAAAGAATCTGTCCTTGAAGCAGCAGTGAAAATTATTGAGCATGAAGTTGATAGTCTTCCAATTGTGGAAATAAATACAGATAGTACAGATGATAAAAAATTTAAAGTTGTAGGAAAAATATCCAAAACAAATATAACTAAATTATTTGTAGATTTAGGGATAGAAAATTAAAGGTGGGATTATATGGAGAAATCAATGGTAACATACGTATTATCTGACTCTATTGGTGAAACAGCAGAAGAAGTTGCAGAAGCAGCAATAAGTCAATTTAACTCTGGTAATTTTGAAATGAGAAGATTTCCATATATAACTGAAAAAGAACAAATAATAGAGATTTTAGAAGAAGCAAAAGAAGAGAATAGTATAATATTATTTACTATAGTAGTAGAAGAGCTAAGAAGGTTTTTAATAGAAAAATCTCATGAATATAATATAAAAGCAGTTGATATAATGGAACCTATACTAAATGCAATAGAATCTGTAGTAAACATAAAACCAAAAAGAGAACCAGGGTTAATAAGGAAACTAGACGAAAATTATTTTCAAAAAGTAGCAGCAGTAGAATTTGCAGTTAAATATGATGATGGAAAAGATGCAAGAGGCATAAAAAAGGCTGATATAGTTTTAATAGGTGTTTCTAGAACTTCTAAAACTCCTTTAAGTATGTATTTAGCACATAAGAATATGAAAGTTGCAAATATTCCTCTATTACCTGAAGTAAAAGCTCCAAAAGAATTATATGAAATAAATCCAAAGAAAATAATAGGTTTGACAGCAAATCCAATTAAGTTAAATGAAATTAGACAAGAAAGATTAAAGTCTTTAGGGTTAAATAATACAGCTAATTATGCTAGTATGGAAAGAATATTAAGAGAAATTGAATATGCTGAAGAATTAATGAAAGATTTAGGGTGTCAGATTATAGATGTATCGAATAAAGCAGTAGAAGAAACAGCAGGAGTTATATTAGAGCTATTAAGAGAAAATAATAATAATTAATAATTAAAGAGGGTTAACCCTCTTTAATTATGTTTATAGAATAATAACTATATTTATGATTAAGTATATATAAATATGGTTATATTTATAGCAAGCATAGAATAATTTCATATAAATAGAGGAATTTTATATTTACTTGTCTAATATATATAGTGAAGAGAAAAACATATAGAAAAGAGTGAGAACATGAATTTAAGAGAAAAAAGTCAAATGTTAGAACAAGAAATTTTATCTCCTAAAGCTACTTTAAGCATGGACTCAAAAGGTAGAGAACGAGAAGAAAAAGAATGTGACATTAGAACAGCATTTCAAAGAGATCGTGATAGAATAACTCACTCAAAAGCTTTTAGACGATTAAAACATAAAACTCAAGTTTTTTTATCACCTGAAGGAGATCATTATAGAACAAGACTTACACATACCCTTGAAGTTTCACAAATAATTAGAACAATTTCAAGGGCTTTAAGTTTAAATGAAGATCTATCAGAAGCAATAGCTTTAGGTCATGATTTAGGTCATACTCCATTTGGACATACAGGTGAAAGAGTATTAAATAGATTGAATCCAAAGGGCTTTAACCATAATGAACAGAGTCTTAGAGTTGTTTCATTTTTGGAAACAAGAAAAAGAGATGAAAAAGGATTAAATTTGACTTATGAAGTTAAAGATGGAATATTAAATCATACAGGTGAATTAAAAGCTAACACATTAGAAGGACAATTGTTGAAATACTGCGATAGAATAGCATATATAAATCATGATATTGATGATGCTATGAGAGCAGGAATATTAGGAAAAGAAGATTTACCTAAAGATTGTATTGATATACTAGGTAAAACACATGGTGAAAGAATAAATACTATGATTGTAGATATAATCCAAAATAGTATGAGTAATGATTTTATAAAAATGAGTAAACAAATAGAATTTTATACAAATAAATTACGTGAATTTATGTTTGAAAGGGTATATTTAAATAAAAAGGCTAAAAAAGAAGAAGGTAAAGCAGAATATATAATTGAACAATTATATAAATATTATATTAAAAACTCAAAAAAAATTCCTTTAGAATTCAGAAAAAATGTAGGAGACAAAGAAGATATAGTTTCAGATTATATAGCTGGTATGACTGATAGATACGCCATTAAAACATTTAATAATATATTTGTACCATCCCCTTGGCATAAATAATTAATAATAATTAATATTTTTTTCGGAAAAAATGAAGGAATTAAAAGAAAAATGTCGAATTTTATTTAGTAGTAATAAATGAGGAGGATTAAATGAAAATATTAGTTGATTCTGACTCATGTCCTGTAAAAGATTTAGCTTATAAAATTTCAAGCAAATATAATATTGATATTTTATTCATAACAAGCATATCTCATTATTCTATAAACTCTGAAATAGATAGTTCTCATTATATATATGTAGATAATTTTTCAGAAGCTGCTGACATAGAAATAATGAATAGACTAGGTGAAGATGATATTGTCATATCTGATGATTATGGACTTGCTTCTTTAGTATTATCTAAAAAATGTTATTGTATATCTTCTAAAGGATATATATATAATAATGATAATATAAATAGTCTTTTAACTAGAAGATATTTAAGTAAAGAGCAAAGAAAATTAAATAAAAGAGTAAAATCTACAAATAAAAAGAGAGAAAAAAAAGACAATAAAAAGTTTGAAGAAAAATTTATAAAATTAATTTGTTCAATAAGAAGGAATAAGAATTTTTCTGGCGAATAAATAAATATGAAGGTGATTTTAATGCCTTATAATTTTAATGATGAGGTAATAAATGAAATAAGAGATGCAAATGATATTGTAGAAGTTATTTCAAGTTATGTAGATCTTAAAAAAGCAGGTACTAACTATAAAGGTTTATGTCCTTTTCATAATGAAAAGACACCTTCTTTCATGGTGTCTCCATCTAAAGAAATATTTCATTGCTTTGGGTGTGGAGAAGGTGGAGATGTAATAACATTTTTAATGAAACATAGAAATTTAAATTTCATTGAAGCATTAGAGACTCTAGCTCATAGGGCAAATATTGAATTACCAGAAAATAATAACGAAGAAGATAAAAAGAAATATGAGGAAAGAGAAAAACTATTTGAACTAAATAGAGAAGCAGCTTTATATTACTATAGAAATCTAAAACAGAATAAAAAGGCATTAGAATATTTAAAAAGAAGACAAATTAATTACAATATTATAAATAGATTTGGTATAGGTTTTGCCAATGATAGTTGGGATGATCTATTTAAATATTTAAAAAATAAAGGGTTTTCTACTGAGCTTATATATAAAGTTGGATTAATAGTTAAAAGAAAAGATAAATCAGGATACTATAATAGATTTAGGAATAGAATAATATTTCCTATAATTAATATACGAGGTAAGATAATAGGATTTGGTGGAAGAGTAATGGATAACACCATGCCTAAGTATTTAAATACTCCTGATACTCCTATATTTAATAAAGGTTATAATTTATATGGTATTAATATTTTAAAAAAGAATATATCTTATAATAGAGCTATATTAGTAGAAGGTTATATGGATGTAATATCTCTCAATAGTCATGGCATAAGTTATTCTGTAGCATCACTTGGAACAGCATTTACTGAGAAGCAAGCTGAGTTACTAAATAAATATGCTAAAGAATTTTATATATGTTATGACTCAGATGCAGCCGGGAAACGAGCTACAGACAAGGCTTTAGAAGTATTTCACTCAATAGGTATAAAGCCAAGAGTTATAATATTACCTAAAGGAAAAGATCCAGATGACTTTATAAAAGAAAGAGGAATAAAAGCATTTGAAAAAGCAATAGATAAGTCATTAAATTTAATAGATTATAAAATATATAGTCTAAAGAAGAAATTTGACATATCAACAGTTGAAGGTAAAATTAAATTTACAGAAGAAATATCTACTTTTTTAAAAAAGATAAAAAATGAAATAGAACTAGATGTATATCTAAATGAAATCTCTAATAGTACAGGTATATCATTAGATGCTATAAGAAACCAAATCTATAATAAAAATAAATCTAATTACTCTAATAGAAATTCTTCTAACATTCATTATAGACATAATAGAAAAGATTATATAATGCCTGTAGAATATAAATTGGAATCAGGTCATATTGCATCAGAAAAAAGTATTTTAAATTTAATTATAAATGACCATAATATATATGAAAAACTAAAAGATGATTTCACTTATTTAGATTTTTTAAATAAAGAAAATAGAGAACTAGCTAAAATCATATATAAAGAATATAGTGATTCTAAAAAATTAGATATAGATAATCTAAAAACAGGGTTAGAAGAAAATTTATCTAATAGATTAGATGAAATTTTGAATTTAGATTCATTTGTTGATGATACTGATAAAGCAATCCAAGATTATATTTATAATATAAATTACTATAAATTAAAAATCAGAAGAGAAAAAATAAAAAAAGAAATTAAAGATCTTGGCAAAAAAGATAATGCTGAAGGAGAGGTTCAAAAATTAAAAGAGTTATTTATGGAATTCACAGAAATAAACAAGCAATTAAAGATGAATCACTAATTGTTATTGAAAGGAGGAAAGGCAATGAGTGATAAAAAGAATAACACTAAAAGTAAAAAATCCAATAAAACGAATAAAAAGGATGCAGTCATAAAGAAAATCATTGCTAAAGGTAAAAAGAAGGGCATGTTAACATACAAAGAAATAATAGATCCATTAGAAGAGGTGGATTTATCCCCTGAAGAAATTGATGAAATATATCAAGACATAGAAGATAAAGGAATAGATGTAGTAGGTGATAAAGAGGATGATATATTACTTGACAATGAAGAAGACAATGATGATGAAAAGGAAAATAAAACACCTATAATAAGTGTTCCAAAAGGTGTAAGTGTAGATGATCCTGTAAGAATGTACCTAAAAGAAATAGGTAAAGTTCCTCTTTTAACAGCTCAAGAAGAAGTAGACTTGGCTAAGAGAATGGAAGCAGGAGATGAAGAGGCAAAAAGAAGGTTATCAGAAGCAAATTTAAGGTTAGTAGTTAGTATAGCTAAAAGATATGTTGGTCGCGGTATGCTCTTTTTAGATTTAATACAAGAAGGTAATATGGGCTTAATAAAAGCTGTAGAAAAGTTTGATTATACAAAGGGCTATAAATTTTCAACATATGCTACATGGTGGATAAGACAAGCAATAACAAGAGCTATTGCAGACCAAGCAAGAACAATAAGAATACCTGTTCATATGGTAGAAACAATAAATAAACTTATTAGAGTTTCACGTCAATTATTACAAGATTTAGGAAGAGATCCAAGTCCTGAAGAAATAGCAAAAGAAATGAATTTAGATGAAGAAAAGGTAAGAGAAATATTAAAAATAGCTCAAGAACCAGTATCTCTTGAAACACCTATAGGTGAAGAAGAAGATAGTCACTTAGGTGATTTTATACCTGATGAAGATGTTCAAGCACCATCTGAAGCGGCTACATTTACAATGTTAAAAGAACAATTAGTAGATGTATTACACACTCTTACTGATAGAGAGCAAAAAGTATTACGTTTGAGATTTGGATTAGATGATGGTAGAGCAAGAACTCTTGAAGAAGTTGGAAAAGAATTTGATGTTACTCGTGAAAGAATAAGACAAATTGAAGCAAAAGCTCTTAGGAAGTTAAGACATCCTAGTCGTAGCAAAAAATTAAAAGACTTTTTAGAATAAAAATGCTCTATATAGAGCATTTTTATGTTTTAAAATAAGAGGAGGTAAAAATGAAACTAACTCCAAGATTATTAGAAATAGCAAAAATGGTAGATAGAGATAGCGTTGTAGCAGATATTGGTACAGATCATGGATATATTCCAGTATATTTAATAGAAAATAAAATTTCGAAAAAAGTAATAGCATGTGATATAAATAAAGCACCCCTTCAAAGTGCAATAGATTATATAAATAATAAAAAATTACAAAATAAAATAGATACAAGACTTGGAAATGGACTTTCTCCATTAAATAAAGGAGAAGTAGATACTGTAATAATAGCAGGTATGGGTGGTATATTAATACAAAATATATTAGAAGAAAATAAAGATATAGCTAAAGAAATAGATAAATTCATATTGCAACCAATGGTAGCAAGTAGTGAGCTTAGAAAATATTTATATGACAATAATTATAAAATAACAGATGAAAAATTAGCAAGAGAAGACAATAGATACTATGAAATAATTGTAGCTAAAAAGGGACAAGAAAAAGTAAAAGATGAAATATATTATGAAATAGGAAAAAAACTAATAGAAAACAACGATACATTGCTAAAATCTTTTTTAGAAAAGAAAATAAATAAAAATAAAATCATATTAAAAAATATTGAGAAAAATAGTAGCAAAGAGAATCTAAAATATAATCAGATTAAAAATAGACTATCTAAATTAGAGGTGATATATAATGATAGATTCAGAAA harbors:
- the dnaG gene encoding DNA primase, whose product is MPYNFNDEVINEIRDANDIVEVISSYVDLKKAGTNYKGLCPFHNEKTPSFMVSPSKEIFHCFGCGEGGDVITFLMKHRNLNFIEALETLAHRANIELPENNNEEDKKKYEEREKLFELNREAALYYYRNLKQNKKALEYLKRRQINYNIINRFGIGFANDSWDDLFKYLKNKGFSTELIYKVGLIVKRKDKSGYYNRFRNRIIFPIINIRGKIIGFGGRVMDNTMPKYLNTPDTPIFNKGYNLYGINILKKNISYNRAILVEGYMDVISLNSHGISYSVASLGTAFTEKQAELLNKYAKEFYICYDSDAAGKRATDKALEVFHSIGIKPRVIILPKGKDPDDFIKERGIKAFEKAIDKSLNLIDYKIYSLKKKFDISTVEGKIKFTEEISTFLKKIKNEIELDVYLNEISNSTGISLDAIRNQIYNKNKSNYSNRNSSNIHYRHNRKDYIMPVEYKLESGHIASEKSILNLIINDHNIYEKLKDDFTYLDFLNKENRELAKIIYKEYSDSKKLDIDNLKTGLEENLSNRLDEILNLDSFVDDTDKAIQDYIYNINYYKLKIRREKIKKEIKDLGKKDNAEGEVQKLKELFMEFTEINKQLKMNH
- the rpoD gene encoding RNA polymerase sigma factor RpoD, which codes for MSDKKNNTKSKKSNKTNKKDAVIKKIIAKGKKKGMLTYKEIIDPLEEVDLSPEEIDEIYQDIEDKGIDVVGDKEDDILLDNEEDNDDEKENKTPIISVPKGVSVDDPVRMYLKEIGKVPLLTAQEEVDLAKRMEAGDEEAKRRLSEANLRLVVSIAKRYVGRGMLFLDLIQEGNMGLIKAVEKFDYTKGYKFSTYATWWIRQAITRAIADQARTIRIPVHMVETINKLIRVSRQLLQDLGRDPSPEEIAKEMNLDEEKVREILKIAQEPVSLETPIGEEEDSHLGDFIPDEDVQAPSEAATFTMLKEQLVDVLHTLTDREQKVLRLRFGLDDGRARTLEEVGKEFDVTRERIRQIEAKALRKLRHPSRSKKLKDFLE
- a CDS encoding tRNA (adenine(22)-N(1))-methyltransferase, with product MKLTPRLLEIAKMVDRDSVVADIGTDHGYIPVYLIENKISKKVIACDINKAPLQSAIDYINNKKLQNKIDTRLGNGLSPLNKGEVDTVIIAGMGGILIQNILEENKDIAKEIDKFILQPMVASSELRKYLYDNNYKITDEKLAREDNRYYEIIVAKKGQEKVKDEIYYEIGKKLIENNDTLLKSFLEKKINKNKIILKNIEKNSSKENLKYNQIKNRLSKLEVIYNDRFRKDN